A genomic segment from Ptychodera flava strain L36383 chromosome 8, AS_Pfla_20210202, whole genome shotgun sequence encodes:
- the LOC139139262 gene encoding uncharacterized protein isoform X2: MIQPEDREPALKYQRMNATLSPPSSRLQPSLLERPAPLLGLSGLNDFPPEIHGFQAPAADIQVARMPPTAGLQDPLPMHMAVRREAKLDALHQNGVVHGHGRKEVISSRKRREFIPDEKKDSTYWDKRRKNNEAAKRSREKRRMNDMFLENRVMHLSGENMTLKAELRALQQRLSFDVREQRASTSLQSNLPGSLHSAAPVHPSPFVVQATPPQGLPAHHLNVCHQLGLGGGSQQQLYPQVDLPGALQMMHAQAENVNTQQVEDVPAKRPGEVIVKEEPHNLKYGYGDEDNFDSLWATSQKKMPSLIKIRSKPRNSVSDAESISSACDWKSDKGISDCNKDEQEEQETAMDLRKETVNRKTPSPKLPSPLPLVKTSPPPPNAQSPHSVFLSGVPVENHHLPLKLRRKPKASNYGENSSSCQSPSVSEEGKNGEMRSSELLPPNDELKDDDSCSGKVGEAKDYHPDFMDEPEDSEPDHQRSDIGFVPTPPPSSSDSGPPTPTRSASPEGEKPAVAMAPAMTNNNAVAAHHHHHHHNRGLRAEYQNNIAAPMQMFPINGETCLRDEGDKRRRMVLAAKTLAEMNPGYFKGHMQEQLIKEEAEALVPPKSRDEMSDDERYRDKRRRNNEAAKKCRDIRRALYEYRNARAAYLEYENVQLRTELQILSSEINDLKELISQKHKRRQQDLAATMRAQGRANSGTGVQFDKNPGNYM, translated from the coding sequence ATGATACAACCAGAAGACCGTGAACCCGCCCTTAAATACCAAAGAATGAATGCAACGCTCAGTCCTCCGAGTAGCCGCCTCCAGCCGTCTCTTTTGGAACGACCAGCCCCTCTCCTAGGTTTGTCGGGCCTGAATGACTTTCCGCCAGAAATTCACGGGTTTCAAGCGCCAGCCGCCGATATACAAGTCGCAAGGATGCCGCCAACAGCCGGTCTCCAAGATCCACTCCCCATGCACATGGCCGTCCGCAGGGAGGCGAAGTTAGACGCTCTGCACCAGAACGGCgttgtgcacggtcatggccgCAAGGAGGTGATTTCGTCCCGAAAACGCCGTGAGTTCATCCCGGACGAGAAGAAGGACTCCACCTATTGGGACAAGCGGAGGAAAAATAACGAAGCGGCAAAGCGATCCAGGGAGAAACGCCGTATGAACGACATGTTTTTGGAAAATCGAGTAATGCACCTGTCGGGCGAAAATATGACTTTAAAGGCTGAACTCAGAGCCCTACAGCAGCGATTGTCATTTGACGTTCGCGAACAACGTGCTTCGACTTCTCTTCAGTCAAACCTCCCGGGTTCTCTACATTCTGCCGCCCCCGTTCACCCATCACCCTTCGTTGTGCAAGCAACCCCACCGCAGGGACTACCCGCGCATCACCTGAATGTTTGTCACCAGTTGGGCTTGGGCGGAGGCTCGCAACAACAGCTGTACCCGCAAGTTGACTTACCAGGGGCTTTGCAGATGATGCACGCACAGGCGGAAAATGTGAACACGCAGCAAGTCGAGGACGTTCCGGCAAAACGCCCGGGTGAGGTAATAGTCAAAGAAGAGCCCCACAATTTGAAGTATGGCTACGGAGATGAAGACAACTTTGACTCGCTATGGGCGACATCGCAAAAGAAAATGCCCAGCTTGATCAAGATTCGATCAAAGCCGAGAAATAGTGTTTCAGATGCGGAGAGCATTAGCAGTGCATGCGATTGGAAATCAGACAAAGGCATTTCAGACTGCAACAAAGACGAGCAAGAAGAGCAAGAGACTGCAATGGACCTCCGTAAGGAGACTGTGAATCGGAAAACACCTTCGCCGAAGCTCCCGTCCCCGTTGCCTTTGGTAAAAACATCACCGCCTCCCCCGAACGCACAGTCGCCCCACAGCGTGTTCTTAAGCGGCGTTCCCGTGGAGAATCACCACCTTCCTTTGAAACTGAGAAGAAAGCCCAAAGCGAGCAATTACGGAGAAAACTCATCTTCTTGCCAGTCGCCGTCAGTCTCTGAGGAGGGTAAGAACGGCGAAATGAGATCTTCAGAGCTGTTGCCGCCGAACGATGAACTGAAAGATGATGATAGCTGCAGCGGCAAAGTCGGCGAAGCGAAGGACTATCACCCAGACTTCATGGATGAACCCGAAGATAGCGAGCCAGATCATCAGAGGTCTGACATCGGTTTCGTTCCAACTCCTCCACCTAGTTCATCCGACTCAGGCCCGCCTACTCCGACCCGATCCGCATCTCCAGAAGGTGAAAAGCCGGCTGTCGCTATGGCGCCCGCTATGACGAACAACAACGCCGTCGCcgcccaccaccaccaccaccaccacaaccgTGGACTTCGAGCTGAGTACCAGAACAACATTGCGGCTCCCATGCAAATGTTTCCGATCAACGGGGAAACTTGCCTAAGAGACGAAGGGGACAAGCGCAGAAGGATGGTCCTAGCTGCCAAAACACTGGCCGAGATGAACCCTGGGTATTTCAAAGGGCATATGCAGGAGCAGTTGATAAAGGAGGAAGCTGAAGCTCTGGTGCCGCCGAAATCGCGCGACGAGATGTCTGACGACGAACGGTACCGCGACAAACGGAGACGGAACAACGAAGCAGCTAAGAAGTGCCGCGACATCCGGAGGGCGCTCTATGAATATCGCAACGCCCGCGCCGCTTACCTGGAGTATGAAAATGTGCAGCTACGCACGGAACTTCAGATTCTTTCGTCAGAGATCAACGACCTTAAGGAATTGATATCGCAGAAACACAAACGACGGCAACAGGACCTTGCTGCCACAATGCGAGCGCAGGGTCGCGCCAACTCAGGGACTGGGGTCCAATTTGACAAAAACCCAGGAAATTATATGTAA
- the LOC139139262 gene encoding uncharacterized protein isoform X1, translated as MKNFFSRLSSMIQPEDREPALKYQRMNATLSPPSSRLQPSLLERPAPLLGLSGLNDFPPEIHGFQAPAADIQVARMPPTAGLQDPLPMHMAVRREAKLDALHQNGVVHGHGRKEVISSRKRREFIPDEKKDSTYWDKRRKNNEAAKRSREKRRMNDMFLENRVMHLSGENMTLKAELRALQQRLSFDVREQRASTSLQSNLPGSLHSAAPVHPSPFVVQATPPQGLPAHHLNVCHQLGLGGGSQQQLYPQVDLPGALQMMHAQAENVNTQQVEDVPAKRPGEVIVKEEPHNLKYGYGDEDNFDSLWATSQKKMPSLIKIRSKPRNSVSDAESISSACDWKSDKGISDCNKDEQEEQETAMDLRKETVNRKTPSPKLPSPLPLVKTSPPPPNAQSPHSVFLSGVPVENHHLPLKLRRKPKASNYGENSSSCQSPSVSEEGKNGEMRSSELLPPNDELKDDDSCSGKVGEAKDYHPDFMDEPEDSEPDHQRSDIGFVPTPPPSSSDSGPPTPTRSASPEGEKPAVAMAPAMTNNNAVAAHHHHHHHNRGLRAEYQNNIAAPMQMFPINGETCLRDEGDKRRRMVLAAKTLAEMNPGYFKGHMQEQLIKEEAEALVPPKSRDEMSDDERYRDKRRRNNEAAKKCRDIRRALYEYRNARAAYLEYENVQLRTELQILSSEINDLKELISQKHKRRQQDLAATMRAQGRANSGTGVQFDKNPGNYM; from the coding sequence aactttttttCTCGCTTATCAAGTATGATACAACCAGAAGACCGTGAACCCGCCCTTAAATACCAAAGAATGAATGCAACGCTCAGTCCTCCGAGTAGCCGCCTCCAGCCGTCTCTTTTGGAACGACCAGCCCCTCTCCTAGGTTTGTCGGGCCTGAATGACTTTCCGCCAGAAATTCACGGGTTTCAAGCGCCAGCCGCCGATATACAAGTCGCAAGGATGCCGCCAACAGCCGGTCTCCAAGATCCACTCCCCATGCACATGGCCGTCCGCAGGGAGGCGAAGTTAGACGCTCTGCACCAGAACGGCgttgtgcacggtcatggccgCAAGGAGGTGATTTCGTCCCGAAAACGCCGTGAGTTCATCCCGGACGAGAAGAAGGACTCCACCTATTGGGACAAGCGGAGGAAAAATAACGAAGCGGCAAAGCGATCCAGGGAGAAACGCCGTATGAACGACATGTTTTTGGAAAATCGAGTAATGCACCTGTCGGGCGAAAATATGACTTTAAAGGCTGAACTCAGAGCCCTACAGCAGCGATTGTCATTTGACGTTCGCGAACAACGTGCTTCGACTTCTCTTCAGTCAAACCTCCCGGGTTCTCTACATTCTGCCGCCCCCGTTCACCCATCACCCTTCGTTGTGCAAGCAACCCCACCGCAGGGACTACCCGCGCATCACCTGAATGTTTGTCACCAGTTGGGCTTGGGCGGAGGCTCGCAACAACAGCTGTACCCGCAAGTTGACTTACCAGGGGCTTTGCAGATGATGCACGCACAGGCGGAAAATGTGAACACGCAGCAAGTCGAGGACGTTCCGGCAAAACGCCCGGGTGAGGTAATAGTCAAAGAAGAGCCCCACAATTTGAAGTATGGCTACGGAGATGAAGACAACTTTGACTCGCTATGGGCGACATCGCAAAAGAAAATGCCCAGCTTGATCAAGATTCGATCAAAGCCGAGAAATAGTGTTTCAGATGCGGAGAGCATTAGCAGTGCATGCGATTGGAAATCAGACAAAGGCATTTCAGACTGCAACAAAGACGAGCAAGAAGAGCAAGAGACTGCAATGGACCTCCGTAAGGAGACTGTGAATCGGAAAACACCTTCGCCGAAGCTCCCGTCCCCGTTGCCTTTGGTAAAAACATCACCGCCTCCCCCGAACGCACAGTCGCCCCACAGCGTGTTCTTAAGCGGCGTTCCCGTGGAGAATCACCACCTTCCTTTGAAACTGAGAAGAAAGCCCAAAGCGAGCAATTACGGAGAAAACTCATCTTCTTGCCAGTCGCCGTCAGTCTCTGAGGAGGGTAAGAACGGCGAAATGAGATCTTCAGAGCTGTTGCCGCCGAACGATGAACTGAAAGATGATGATAGCTGCAGCGGCAAAGTCGGCGAAGCGAAGGACTATCACCCAGACTTCATGGATGAACCCGAAGATAGCGAGCCAGATCATCAGAGGTCTGACATCGGTTTCGTTCCAACTCCTCCACCTAGTTCATCCGACTCAGGCCCGCCTACTCCGACCCGATCCGCATCTCCAGAAGGTGAAAAGCCGGCTGTCGCTATGGCGCCCGCTATGACGAACAACAACGCCGTCGCcgcccaccaccaccaccaccaccacaaccgTGGACTTCGAGCTGAGTACCAGAACAACATTGCGGCTCCCATGCAAATGTTTCCGATCAACGGGGAAACTTGCCTAAGAGACGAAGGGGACAAGCGCAGAAGGATGGTCCTAGCTGCCAAAACACTGGCCGAGATGAACCCTGGGTATTTCAAAGGGCATATGCAGGAGCAGTTGATAAAGGAGGAAGCTGAAGCTCTGGTGCCGCCGAAATCGCGCGACGAGATGTCTGACGACGAACGGTACCGCGACAAACGGAGACGGAACAACGAAGCAGCTAAGAAGTGCCGCGACATCCGGAGGGCGCTCTATGAATATCGCAACGCCCGCGCCGCTTACCTGGAGTATGAAAATGTGCAGCTACGCACGGAACTTCAGATTCTTTCGTCAGAGATCAACGACCTTAAGGAATTGATATCGCAGAAACACAAACGACGGCAACAGGACCTTGCTGCCACAATGCGAGCGCAGGGTCGCGCCAACTCAGGGACTGGGGTCCAATTTGACAAAAACCCAGGAAATTATATGTAA